Proteins encoded within one genomic window of Ctenopharyngodon idella isolate HZGC_01 chromosome 6, HZGC01, whole genome shotgun sequence:
- the vapb gene encoding vesicle-associated membrane protein-associated protein B/C isoform X2, with product MARPEQVLLLEPQHELRFRGPFTDVVTTTLKLANPTDRNVCFKVKTTAPRRYCVRPNSGVIDAGTSINVSVMLQPFDYDPNEKSKHKFMVQSLLAPPDMTDTEGVWKDAKPEDLMDSKLRCVFEMPAENEKTHEMESNKISASLSKSESSTLSMKSMASSLDDGEVKKIMEECKRLQTEVQRLREENKQIREDDGLRMRKSTVMSAPHSSPGMRMKEEGLSSRVIALIVLFFVVGVIVGKLAL from the exons GTCCATTCACAGATGTGGTGACCACCACCCTAAAGCTTGCTAATCCCACAGACAGAAATGTGTGCTTTAAAGTAAAGACGACTGCACCGCGCCGGTACTGTGTGCGGCCAAACAGCGGAGTGATTGATGCTGGAACCTCCATCAACGTCTCTG TGATGCTGCAACCGTTCGATTATGATCCGAATGAGAAAAGCAAACACAAGTTCATGGTACAGTCTCTGCTGGCTCCGCCTGACATGACCGACACTGAGGGAGTG TGGAAGGACGCCAAGCCCGAGGATCTGATGGACTCCAAGCTGAGATGTGTCTTTGAGATGCCTGctgaaaatgagaaaaca catgaaatggaaagcAATAAGATATCCGCCAGTCTCTCAAAGTCGGAATCATCCACATTGTCTATGAAGTCCATGGCCTCCAGTCTGGATGATGGAGAGGTGAAGAAGATCATGGAGGAATGTAAAAGACTGCAGACGGAGGTGCAGCGGCTACGAGAGGAGAACAAACAGATAAGG GAAGATGATGGTCTGCGGATGAGGAAGAGCACAGTAATGTCCGCTCCGCACTCATCTCCAGGGATGAGAATGAAGGAGGAGGGGCTGAGCAGCAGGGTGATCGCTCTAATTGTGCTCTTTTTTGTTGTGGGTGTCATCGTCGGCAAGTTGGCCTTGTAA
- the vapb gene encoding vesicle-associated membrane protein-associated protein B/C isoform X1 encodes MARPEQVLLLEPQHELRFRGPFTDVVTTTLKLANPTDRNVCFKVKTTAPRRYCVRPNSGVIDAGTSINVSVMLQPFDYDPNEKSKHKFMVQSLLAPPDMTDTEGVWKDAKPEDLMDSKLRCVFEMPAENEKTHEMESNKISASLSKSESSTLSMKSMASSLDDGEVKKIMEECKRLQTEVQRLREENKQIRQEDDGLRMRKSTVMSAPHSSPGMRMKEEGLSSRVIALIVLFFVVGVIVGKLAL; translated from the exons GTCCATTCACAGATGTGGTGACCACCACCCTAAAGCTTGCTAATCCCACAGACAGAAATGTGTGCTTTAAAGTAAAGACGACTGCACCGCGCCGGTACTGTGTGCGGCCAAACAGCGGAGTGATTGATGCTGGAACCTCCATCAACGTCTCTG TGATGCTGCAACCGTTCGATTATGATCCGAATGAGAAAAGCAAACACAAGTTCATGGTACAGTCTCTGCTGGCTCCGCCTGACATGACCGACACTGAGGGAGTG TGGAAGGACGCCAAGCCCGAGGATCTGATGGACTCCAAGCTGAGATGTGTCTTTGAGATGCCTGctgaaaatgagaaaaca catgaaatggaaagcAATAAGATATCCGCCAGTCTCTCAAAGTCGGAATCATCCACATTGTCTATGAAGTCCATGGCCTCCAGTCTGGATGATGGAGAGGTGAAGAAGATCATGGAGGAATGTAAAAGACTGCAGACGGAGGTGCAGCGGCTACGAGAGGAGAACAAACAGATAAGG CAGGAAGATGATGGTCTGCGGATGAGGAAGAGCACAGTAATGTCCGCTCCGCACTCATCTCCAGGGATGAGAATGAAGGAGGAGGGGCTGAGCAGCAGGGTGATCGCTCTAATTGTGCTCTTTTTTGTTGTGGGTGTCATCGTCGGCAAGTTGGCCTTGTAA